The window GTAGGAGTGTATGAATATAGGTAGGACTTGACGATGCACAGACCTCCTGATGCTAAACTCTTGACAATGCGGGGAAGGTCGGTCCGAATGAAAAAAGAGAACATCTAATGTTGACCAAGGCCTATGACGCGTTGACGGTCTCTTCTCTGCTCATTCCTTGTCCTCCTCAAGCTTAGCCTTTACTTCGGCTGCCTAGTATGTTATTGCAAAACACACCACTAGTTATCATTCCTCTGGTATCCATCTGTCCATCATGCTATCCATCTTGTTTTGTATATGAAGATTATCCACCTTGTTCGTGGCTGCCCATATTATGACGTAGTGCGAATAGAATCATGCCGACGACTGAGATATTAACCACCTTCATGCATTATCGAAAACACAGGTGGGTGTAAATGGATGTAAAGCCAAAGGTGCAAGGACCTAGGCGACGGCGGACATGGATCTATGGTGGAGTGTGAGAAACTGAGGACAAGCTCTGCGGCGGTTATTGATAAGGTGACACGTGCATTTGAAAGTTCATagggttagggggttagCGCTATGCATTCTTAGCAGCAGATCCCTCTCACATGATCTGATCCATCTCTTAATACAGAGTTCGAGCCGCGAAATACCGTAAGGTCCCAGGCCTTTCTCACTATTCATTGTTGTGGATCGAGGCATCGGGCTCCTTCGTCTTCAGCTGGCTCACGCTTATTTTGGGGCCGGTGTTAATTCCCTAACTCCCCGCAATCGCCCTGCACCATTCAGGAAACGTTCTGTGGGGCATCCACCTAAATGAGCAGGAACCAGGAACGTCCCTTAGATCTCCACCGGGGCACCCCGGGGAATTCAGGCCAAAAGTTTGGCCTTGGCAGATCAACATTGAAAAGCCATCTATAGCCTTCCATCTATCCTTTCCTCTCGTCGCGTATATAATGCCACTGTGCTCGCTTCTGGCCTAGCTCCTCTTCCCGAGCTAATCAAGTTATCTATAAACAGCTATCACTGTCTTCGACACCTTCCGTTTTTTTAAACATTCACCTTTGAGGTCACCTATAATCGCCAGCATGTCTGCGTTCATGGACGAGAAAGCCAGTATCGACCATATCGAGGATGGGGAGATCTTAGACAGGAAGGATGGCCACCACCATCTAACCCAGCAGGAGATGAAGCATGGTGATAAGGCTCTCCAGTACATTGGAGAAGAGCGAGTCGAGGTCACCGTTGAAGATGTAGGTTGCTTTTTTAACTTCTGCAATTGCTCGTCGGCTGACACCTCCACAGGACAAACGAATTAGGAGATTGACAGACAAGTACATCCTCTCTCTACTTGTATGGGTCTACTTCTTGCAAATTCTTGACAAGACTGTATGTTCAAGTTGCACTGAACCAAGTGGCTTGCCTAATCAAAGTAGATTCTCGGTTACGCCAACACATTCGGAATGTCCTCCGATACCCACCTCGTCAAGAACGAATATTCTCTCCTAGGCTCAGTCAACGCCATCGTCCAATTGGCTTGGCAACCATTCTCCTCGTATCTCATTGTTAAGGTCCCCGCTCGTTACCTCATGCCTGCAATGGTTTTTGGCTGGGGTGCTGCGCAAGCTTGCATGGCTGCCGCTCACAAGTAAGTCATTGTCGTTCCTTTCCGCTGAGGTGACATGCACCCATTTGATCCATGCGCTGATACAGAAGTTTTTGATAGCTTCGGCGGTTTAATGGTGTCTCGAGCCCTTCTTGGTCTTTTCGAAGCTGGTTgtcttcctctcttctctcttctcaCTGCGCAATGGTACCGTCGATCCGAACAGCCCGTTCGTGTCGCCGCATGGTACTCAACAAACGGTCTCGCCACCATCGTTGCCGCTATTCTTTCCTTTGGCCTCAGTCACGTCTCCTCTCCCCACATCAAGGTCTGGCAACTCATTTTCATCATCTGCGGTGGTATTACCTGCCTCACTGCTCCCATCATCTACTTTTTCATTGACGCCGACGTTCCCTCTGCCCGATTCCTCTCCGAGGAAGACAAAGCCAAAGGTATTGAGCGATTGAGGGCTAACCAAACTGGTACTGGTACCAACGAGTTCAAATTGTCTCACGTCTGGGAACTCTTCTACGATGTAAAGTCGTATCTCTTCTTGGCCCTCGCATTGCTCTTGAATGTCGGCGCATCGGTTACTACAATTTTCGGCCCTACACTTATCAAGGGCTTTGGCTTCAACAGCAGAATCACTTCCCTTCTCAACATGCCATTCGGTTTCCTCCAGTTCCTTGCTATTCTCGCAGGTTGTTACGCTGCTTACAAATTTAAGCTCAAGTCTGCCGTTCTCGCCTCATTTGTCATCCCCGTCATCGTCGGTCTTGTCTTGCTCTACGTCGAGAACTCTGCCGCTGTGCTCAAGCAAGGTCCCGCCCTTGTTGGTTACTACCTTCTCGCCTTCCTCTATGGCGCCAACCCCATTATCGTCTCATGGATCGTCGCCAACACTGGTGGCCAGACCAAGAAGGCTTTGCTTATGAGTGTCTACAACGCTGGTTCTGCTGCTGGTAACATTATTGGTCCCTTGTAAgtccctcttccttttgCCCCTATGTGCACCCCATTAACTTGCCATTTCTCTTCACTAGGCTCTTCCAAGACAAAGACAAGCCCCACTACCTTCCCGGTATCAAATCCACTCTTGGTATCTTCTGTGCCCTCCTGGCCTGTATCGCCTTTACAACTGTCgccctcttcttccttaACAAGCAGAGACAGCGACAGCGTGTCGCCGTGGGCAAGCCTCAATACATTAAGGACACTTCGATGAGCACCAAGTACGAGGCTTATGGTAATGATGATGCCGAACACCGACTGGGTCAAAATGGTGAGTTTCTTTTTTGCAGCTCCTTTGCCCTCCGTTTGCTTTAACAGATTGTTGACGAGTCCTTTTAGCTTTGCTCGATTTGACCGACTTCAAGAACGACGAATTTGTTTACGTTTACTAGGTGCATTCAAGACCGGACCCCGTTCATGTCTTGCCTTTGTTTTGTATTTTCTCTTCGCATTTGGACCCGAGACAGGGTTTCGATTCATGGGATCAATAATCTAGAAGAACGGTTGTATTACTTCCACATTAAGGACTTGGTTAACATTATAAGTGGAAGTTATTCTCATCTAAATAATAGTTATTTAATGCAACTATTTCACAACGGATTGCCAACGGCCGCGGGACAGCTGTTTTCGAGTCAAAAGACGTGATCGTAAACTGAGCTTATCTGATGACACGTTGTGCCGACCGATGGAAGAGTTGCCTGGTTGCTCGTAACGGGATGGTTCTCCATTTCCACAAAAGAGCCATAAACAAAGCGCAGTTCAGTCATGCGAAAAAGGACCCTTCAATGACCAACCCATCTCGTACATGTGCGTGTATAAGGACCTCAATTCCGAACGGCATTTCGGTGCACAAAGGCAGCACGGAGTATCATGTTGCAtctcccttctttctttaCTGGTCAACGCGTTTGCACATGCGACGCAATATTTCACacatttcttttttcttcccATTCATGTCAACAATTCAACTTGGGTGAGGCGGGCTTAGAGTTGCTTAATAACTTTATCAGCGGCGGACACAGTGACTACGCATGGAACAGTCCAAAATCAGCTTCTGATTTTTCAATCATTAAATAATCCCACTGCCATTAGGACAAGGcatgaagaggaaaaaagaaaagagatgaagacgCACTATCACCAGGACTATCCTCCACACCAACATACTCTACCACGCCATCGTTGACGACCAACACCCCTCGCTTGAGACGGGGTCCACCGAACACGGGTTGGGCGTCAAAGGTGAGGCCAAGTGCGGAGGCCAGAGCGGCAGTGTCGTCGGCAGCTAATAGCATTTtgtaaaaaaaaattaaACACAGAACAACCCCAGTCGGAGAGTTTGACTTACCAAACTTGACTCCCTCCCTTTTTCCCGAGCCAAGTTCCCCAAGCATCTTGTCTTTCCAAGCGTTCACCACAAAGATATCATTCACTGCTACGACGTAGACATTGTTGACTCCTTTAGCTTTGAAATCAGAGTAAGACGTGATGTAAGACGGGACTTGGGACGAGCAGACGCCCGAGAATCTGTATCGTCCGTCACATATAAGCTCAGCCCTCTCCGCATTCTCGCAGACACCCAAGGATGGAAACACTCGAAATCATTCGAATTGACTTACGCTCCAGGAACCAAAACGACCACattcttccccttctctGTGCCCAAATTCAATTTCCCCTCAACGCCATCAATCTTGATCTCGACATCCGGCATCTTGTCTCCTTTTTTTATGGGCAAGGCGGCAGCGAGGTTGGCAAATGCCGAGTGGGCTGTCTTGGCTGTTTCTTGGAGGATGGATGCTGATCAAAGATCCGAATGTCCAACGATCAGCGAGGAGCTCTACACTGTCAATGTTCCATAACACATACACTGCCTGTAGCCTTTGGGTGAGGCCTGTGGGGCAGTGACTCGCCTGAGAGTCATGATCGATCGTCTAAACAAAGCGGAAATGAGCGTGATAACTCCGGGTTCACCACATAGATGACTCACGAAGCTATGGACCTTGCTGGGATAGTCCTGGCTGTGGTGATTCCAATTCTGAGTGACATGATTTTGTTTCCAAGGTTTGTATAGTAGGTGTATAATAAATGTTGCAGACTTAACCACTAAAGGATTACACGCTTGTTAGGGAATCCTATATAATTATAATTATATATCAGTATATATGTGTTTTCCATGAAGTCATATATATTAGTATCGGATGACTTCACCACCACGTGGTCTTCAATGGTGCCCAAGCGTGGTTTTTAAGTGTTCAATCCAAGATGCCAGTAAAAGTGTGGACGTCACCAGTCTCCGGGGACTTACTCTCCTCATGCCAGAATACAAATCTCGACGTTACTCAATCCATCTCTAGTCTCCGTCTCTAAAATCGCCAAGGACAACGCTTAAACATGACCTATCTAACAGCACACCTGCCATTCCAATCCAGTTCCCCCCTTCCACCCCCAGGATCCCACTTGATCATTTCAGATACCCTCAACTCTCCCGCCCAATTTGCGCTTTATCACTTGGTCAATGCTGCTCTTCTCAAGCAAAAATCTCAATCTCCGTCTATAACTCAAGCGAGACAGACGAGTAATGGTGGAACGGAACAGGTGAATAAAGTTGTGTGGGTTGATTTTAGAGGTGAAGGAAGATCAAGTTGGGAAGCCGTTCTCAAAAAACTGGTGCGTTTCTTTTTATCTTCCTTCCGTCTACACTAACCGACAAATAACGAACTTGCCCCTTTTAAAACGTATAGGGCACTCCACTTCCACCATCCACCTCTCTTACATTCATCCACATTactccttcttccttaCCCGCCTGtatcccttcttcctctacTTCGAATGCCAACTCGCCGAGAATATTTCCTCCACTTTCCCCCGGAGCTGAAGACACAACTTCCAAAAGGGATGGGCGCCCAACTCTAAAACAAGTATACGATGTCCTTCTTCCGCACATCCAAACACAAGCGCGGCCACAATCACGACACTCGTTAGACCCCggacaagaaggagaagaatTACAGTGTCTACTCATCCTAGACGGCCTGAGTGACCTCTTGTCCATAGGCGTCTCAGCCCGAGAAATCCATCGGTTCGTCAGAGCTGTGTATGCACAAACCATGATTGTGAGCTCCGATCCCAGCTTTCCCCTATCTTCCCCTAAAGCTAATTGAACCCCAactttttcccttcctccagTCCAAGACAGCCCTCGTATCAACTCTCCACACCGACTCTCTATCATTGTCATCCCTTCAACCATCCGTATCTGTATCCATGTCCGAACCGGAAACAGAGATCACCCTCCTCGAACGCCTTTTGAAAACCGGGCACGGCGTCTGGTGGAGGATTGAAAACCTTCAATCAGGGAGGAGTGGAGATGTCATGGGCGAGGTAAGTTCCCTCACATGCCAACACCCCAAAGTTCTCAGATCCCTCGAGTTTTCAAGTTCTCATTCTGATCCAATCTGAcatttctttcttttttctcctcCGCATAGatctcttcccatccaTTCGGCACCTACTATCTTCGCCCCAACTCCAACTTCGGGCGAACCGAAACAGACAACGACACGTACATCCCTCGCTCAAAACCGTTACAATACCGACTCGAACCTTCCACTGTCCGGGTATTCGCCAAAGGTACCGGAAGAGGGTTCCTCTAGACTATTTGCCGTTGTGTCCGTCCCTTCCAACCTTCTTTTATTTCTACCCTCCTACTCTTTTTTTGTACTCCTAACTTTACTGAGCCCTCCTGTCGTTTAATTCTACCAATTCCCCGTCTTTTGTTTTCTACCATGGAACGTTGACGTTTAGATGTCCTGAAATAGATAAAGAAAAAGGGATGAGGGAGAGAATGAAAAACGAAGCGAGGAACCGAGAATCGAAGAAGAATCCCAAGGGAAGAGTTAGAGAGAGATACGAGGATCACATCTAAAGAAACACGGTCCAAAGCTCAAATTGGGACATAAGGCAGAAACAAGCGTTTAATATGCTTGTTCGTCTTGCCATCTGGGACAGAAAAAGATGGAATGGTATTGGGAAAAAGTGAAGGGAATTTAGGTATCTCTTTGTTGTACGACACTTTATACTTCTATGTGGGATGGCCAGAAAGTCCTATACTATTTGCGATCAGCACATTTACAAACACGGATCATCATGCATTTTTCGTCCATTTTGGCTCATGCATTCACCCCGAAACTTCCTAGAAAAGGCCCAGTCCTATCATTCTTCAGCCCTTCGCATCGATAAACGATCTAAAAAGCACGACCAAGTGAATACGCAGGAGAGgtaaaaaaaaagataaGTTGCGCGTTGAAtaagaaggaaaaaaggaCACTGGACAATTGACATTGGGTTGAGTTTATTTTGCTTTGTTGCCGATCTGACGCCAATCCGATTCAGCCTCCGGCTCATTCGCACCCTCAAACACATCGACCGCAATCCCAAGGACCATCTGATCTTGATACGGAGTTTGACATCAACGCGTTCCTGTCATCGATGGATATTACGACCATTGGTGTGGACAATTTTGATCTAAATAGCCTGTTCACCGGAAATGATGGACAGGACCGGAGTTGAATGGCGAGCTAAATCAGGAGATAATGGACTTACTAGCAGGTTGGGAGGAGAATCAGAATGCGGATGGACAAGGGCAGGAACAAGAGCAGGGCGAGGCGCGGGCGACTTGAATTTGTGTGTAGGGTCATAACAACTTTTCTCAATTTCATGTGAATCATTTTCACCACGATATATTTACTGTATGGGAAGAAGTAATATGTACGAGATTGGTGGCGTGTTATTTTGTTTATTCAAACGGGTGCGATGCATAGCGTAAGAATGGATCGTGGCAAatagatttgtctcttcttcgatCTACATAGCACGACACCCAGTGAGTAGCTATCGATCTCCTCACGCTCAATGGACAATACTTGGGGACGAAGCAAATGACGGAAAGGAAACGAGATAAGAAGCAATTCAAATGCAGAAGACGGCAACACAGTGAACACCAAAGCACCAACATCAATTCACAAAGGGATTGTATAAAGATCTGTGTATAATCTCGGGGTATACGTTACGAAtaaaagagagaaaaatAAAGCAGATGAGGTAGGAAAGAAAGTAAGGTCGGAAAGGGTGAAACTGCGTAAAGATAGGTATAACGGCCCCCCTTGCACCTCTTCGCCCCATCTCGGTTTTCCAATGTCCCgcctcctctccttcctccttgcCTAGGTaatgaaaaagaaaaaaatAACACCGCCTTCACTCCTCTCATCATTTCATTTCGCTGTACACCAGTTGAACAACCCATGAATCATTCTCGAGCCTTTCCGGACCCGCCAAGCTTCAACCTCGACAAGTTCTTCCCGTTTCGAACAAAAAAGCATCCCATCCCATGTCATAACAGTTTCCATTCCATAGACAAGCAATCCCTCCAATCTCATGGTTGATTTTGGTTGACTCATTGATTTCTCGCCGGTTTTCCCAGATGGTTCAATGTGGTGATCAAATATGGGCACTGTGGTGTACGACTGGTTCGTTGAGGGTTAAGGAGTGGTTATGCGCGAAAGGGAGAGTGAAAGGGATGCAACAATTTGAATATGTGAGAGAGAGTCCGAAATATGGGATGGGATACACGATGGAAATCAGTTTTGGTTGGTTGGGGTTTATCGAGATGGGGAAGGAAGTTTGGAATACGATGAGTTTGAGAACACGCGAGGAGCGAAGCAAAGTGAACTTCAACTTTTGAGAAAAAGTTGCAAGCTGATATCTGACAAGCGTTGAAAAAGGTTGGGTATCTTGTATCAATAAGGGATTGATGGCATGAGTGAAAGCGAATGATAAACGAAGAATGAGATAGAGACAATGGCGGAAGGGAAAGATAAAGAAGATAAATGTCTTTAAAGAATAAGGCACTTTTTCGACTTTTTCTTCGTCGCCATAGGAGGTTCTAATGCCGCCACGATTGCCTACGAGATGAAAATGTCAGAGActgctccttcttcacGCGTCTTATAGGCAGCCAAGACTCAAGAAAGCAAAATGAAGCTGATGAGCGGAATGGGGCATCTGTTAAATGGGTACCGGTAGCTATAGCCCAATGTCCCTTCATTGGTCCTGCTTCCGGACCCCTCTCCGCTCATCATTCACGAGCCTTACTTCCGCCCAATTCAAGACTCACCTCATCAAAAACGTTCTTCAATCCTCTTTGCGTCAAGGCCGAACATTCCACATACTTCACCGCTCCCAACTCCCTTGCCAATCTTTCCCCCATCTCCGGGGTAATAGGCTTCATCCTCTGCCTTCCCAACTTCTCCATTTGCGCGGGATCATCCCTCAAATCCACCTGGGTACCGACGATAAGTGCGGGAACGCCGGGGCAATGGTGGGCAATTTCAGGAAACCACTTTTCCCGGACATTTTCGAAGGAAGCAGGAGATGTTACAGAGAAGCAAACGAGGAAGACATCAGTTTGGGGGTATGAGAGCGGACGAAGACGGTCATAATCTTCCTGACCGGCAGTATCAAAGAGACCAAGAGTGTATGGATCGTCACCGATAGTTACACTGACGGCGTCTTCGGGTACATACAAGTCAGCTGGCGCTTGCTAATAAGTCGAGAGAGAAAGACATACAGTTGTCAAAGACGGTAGGAACATACTCGGATGGAAACTTGTTGGTAGTGTACGAGATGAGCAAGCAGGTCCTACGGATCGTGTGAGTTACAGTGTACCTCCGAGAGGCTCATGCGGGATGACAGTACTTACTTTCCAACGGCACCGTCTCCGACTACGACACACTTGATTGTCTGCATGATTGTCTAGTAGGATTGGGAATTTGGCCGCTGGGGGTCGCTGGGGGAGAAAAGAAAGTGCTgaagagaaaaagatgGATGTATGACTCAAAAACGAATACGGGTAGATGCGTGTTGTGGCGGTGGTGAGGAATGGTCTCTGttatttatttattttaTTAACTCTCACGTTTACTTGATGGGGAAATTCATTAGTACCATTACCGCCATGTTTCTAATCAACTCTAAATGGCCCGCGATTATGTAATGCCTTTCCTG of the Cryptococcus gattii WM276 chromosome H, complete sequence genome contains:
- a CDS encoding Hypothetical protein (Similar to TIGR gene model, INSD accession AAW44898.1; CNH00110), with the translated sequence MSAFMDEKASIDHIEDGEILDRKDGHHHLTQQEMKHGDKALQYIGEERVEVTVEDDKRIRRLTDKYILSLLVWVYFLQILDKTILGYANTFGMSSDTHLVKNEYSLLGSVNAIVQLAWQPFSSYLIVKVPARYLMPAMVFGWGAAQACMAAAHNFGGLMVSRALLGLFEAGCLPLFSLLTAQWYRRSEQPVRVAAWYSTNGLATIVAAILSFGLSHVSSPHIKVWQLIFIICGGITCLTAPIIYFFIDADVPSARFLSEEDKAKGIERLRANQTGTGTNEFKLSHVWELFYDVKSYLFLALALLLNVGASVTTIFGPTLIKGFGFNSRITSLLNMPFGFLQFLAILAGCYAAYKFKLKSAVLASFVIPVIVGLVLLYVENSAAVLKQGPALVGYYLLAFLYGANPIIVSWIVANTGGQTKKALLMSVYNAGSAAGNIIGPLLFQDKDKPHYLPGIKSTLGIFCALLACIAFTTVALFFLNKQRQRQRVAVGKPQYIKDTSMSTKYEAYGNDDAEHRLGQNALLDLTDFKNDEFVYVY
- a CDS encoding Rho small monomeric GTPase, putative (Similar to TIGR gene model, INSD accession AAW44901.1), translating into MQTIKCVVVGDGAVGKTCLLISYTTNKFPSEYVPTVFDNYAVSVTIGDDPYTLGLFDTAGQEDYDRLRPLSYPQTDVFLVCFSVTSPASFENVREKWFPEIAHHCPGVPALIVGTQVDLRDDPAQMEKLGRQRMKPITPEMGERLARELGAVKYVECSALTQRGLKNVFDEAIVAALEPPMATKKKSKKCLIL
- a CDS encoding uncharacterized protein (Similar to TIGR gene model, INSD accession AAW44899.1), with amino-acid sequence MSLRIGITTARTIPARSIASRSIMTLRRVTAPQASPKGYRQSSILQETAKTAHSAFANLAAALPIKKGDKMPDVEIKIDGVEGKLNLGTEKGKNVVVLVPGAFSGVCSSQVPSYITSYSDFKAKGVNNVYVVAVNDIFVVNAWKDKMLGELGSGKREGVKFAADDTAALASALGLTFDAQPVFGGPRLKRGVLVVNDGVVEYVGVEDSPGDITVSAADKVIKQL
- a CDS encoding Hypothetical protein (Similar to TIGR gene model, INSD accession AAW44900.1; CNH00130) gives rise to the protein MTYLTAHLPFQSSSPLPPPGSHLIISDTLNSPAQFALYHLVNAALLKQKSQSPSITQARQTSNGGTEQVNKVVWVDFRGEGRSSWEAVLKKLGTPLPPSTSLTFIHITPSSLPACIPSSSTSNANSPRIFPPLSPGAEDTTSKRDGRPTLKQVYDVLLPHIQTQARPQSRHSLDPGQEGEELQCLLILDGLSDLLSIGVSAREIHRFVRAVYAQTMISKTALVSTLHTDSLSLSSLQPSVSVSMSEPETEITLLERLLKTGHGVWWRIENLQSGRSGDVMGEISSHPFGTYYLRPNSNFGRTETDNDTYIPRSKPLQYRLEPSTVRVFAKGTGRGFL